A single Prevotella sp. E15-22 DNA region contains:
- a CDS encoding cache domain-containing protein, which yields MATLLFAALLVMFFYSKKSMREDALNRASQTLNGTNVRIDNILLSVEETTGNIFYLLQPHLKNPDSVVAYSRKVMEVNPYVTGCAIAMKPGFYADRPDFMAYFHREVKDGKTLVVRSDSFGDKHYTEQSWFTKPMAAFQPMWLNPLVDMDVDMEPIISFCQPIVGDDEQPQGVISVDVSLSLLSDIINNTKPSPNSYCALLDRDGSFVVHPLGKHLMTVSVPDMGKMNESVKNVADAMMSGETGYLPFSINGRDYYVFYKPFERAFVPNRSMERLSWSVGVAMSKEDIFGDYNHLFNYVLVIAFGGLLLMFVLSWMIIYLRLEPLKMLTDKIERIAQGHYYEAIPDTKNKDEIGSLQRNFQRMQLSLALNVAELQQLTTTANKRGEELKDAYKEAKKSENLRTVFMHNMTNQMVAPAVAIDDDVTALHKIGDKKHGPDVAMLADRIQQKGEAITKLLNNLLNQSEKEMRKEVEHEND from the coding sequence ATGGCTACCTTGCTCTTTGCGGCCCTGCTTGTCATGTTCTTTTATTCAAAGAAGAGCATGAGGGAGGATGCGCTGAACAGAGCGTCGCAGACCCTCAACGGTACCAATGTGAGGATAGACAATATCCTGCTGAGCGTAGAGGAGACAACGGGTAATATCTTCTATCTTTTGCAACCCCACCTGAAGAACCCCGACTCGGTGGTGGCCTATAGTAGAAAGGTGATGGAGGTGAATCCATACGTCACAGGATGCGCCATTGCCATGAAGCCAGGGTTCTATGCCGACCGTCCTGACTTTATGGCCTATTTCCATCGTGAGGTGAAAGACGGCAAGACGCTGGTGGTGCGTTCCGACTCGTTTGGCGACAAGCACTATACGGAGCAGTCGTGGTTTACCAAGCCTATGGCCGCATTCCAACCCATGTGGCTAAACCCATTGGTCGACATGGATGTTGACATGGAGCCCATCATCTCGTTCTGTCAGCCCATCGTAGGCGATGATGAACAGCCGCAGGGCGTTATCAGTGTCGACGTGTCGCTGAGTCTGCTTTCCGATATCATTAACAACACGAAGCCATCGCCCAATTCCTATTGTGCACTGCTCGACCGTGATGGCTCGTTTGTGGTGCATCCGCTGGGCAAGCATTTGATGACTGTCTCTGTGCCCGATATGGGTAAGATGAACGAGTCGGTGAAGAATGTGGCCGATGCGATGATGTCTGGCGAGACGGGCTATCTGCCCTTCTCAATCAATGGGCGCGACTACTACGTCTTTTACAAACCCTTTGAGCGTGCCTTTGTGCCCAACCGCTCGATGGAGCGCCTGAGTTGGAGTGTGGGTGTGGCCATGTCGAAAGAAGATATCTTTGGCGACTATAACCACCTGTTCAACTATGTATTGGTGATTGCCTTTGGCGGCCTGCTGCTGATGTTTGTGCTCAGCTGGATGATTATCTATCTGCGCCTGGAGCCCCTGAAGATGCTGACCGACAAGATAGAGCGTATTGCCCAGGGCCACTATTACGAGGCCATTCCTGATACGAAGAATAAAGACGAGATTGGCAGTCTGCAACGAAACTTCCAGAGGATGCAGCTGTCGCTAGCCTTGAATGTGGCCGAGTTGCAACAGCTGACCACCACTGCCAACAAGCGTGGAGAAGAATTGAAAGACGCCTATAAGGAAGCCAAGAAAAGCGAAAATCTGAGGACGGTGTTTATGCATAATATGACCAACCAGATGGTGGCACCCGCCGTTGCCATTGACGATGACGTGACGGCACTGCACAAGATTGGCGACAAGAAACATGGTCCTGATGTGGCTATGCTGGCGGATCGTATCCAGCAGAAAGGCGAGGCCATCACCAAACTGCTGAACAACCTGCTGAACCAGTCGGAAAAGGAGATGAGAAAGGAGGTGGAGCATGAGAATGATTAA
- a CDS encoding ATP-binding protein, whose product MIKESIRRSFSFKLSFWILLLAIPMFFASVGMLYSRMRTMVRDEAVQRANGVLDASLQRICRYLVTVETATNAYSWLAERYVQPDSLTAFAYRVVHFNPYTDGCVIGLEPHVLPQYSEPFITCSVRKEGDSILTVGAQQYNYFDKEWYFVPQDRKKAEWVIYRVSSKRLGMGGEGMVATYSKPLYTSDHQFMGVISTDMSLLHLSDILAEEKPYPHSYFLLIDEEGRYVGHPDSTRLFNKTIFGQADLQKNKDLIALGYEMTSGHQGEMMALINNKPSLVCFKPVPGTTWSLAIVCPESDILKAYNRFSYIVLSLLVVGLILIVLYCHRITSRAIQPIRDLLEKTQEIAKGNLDVVITRSKYTDDIGCLQNSYVTMLESLRHYMDNVRVASEKERQYNKELEEATKLVVEADRQKTLFMQNMTHQVRTPLNIIMGFAQILSTAAGEGMPEEEMRSVTGTMDHNSKLLNRLVLMLYDCSDYGVSESNLCQKHELVPANEAMREMVDYVMRVCPETHVDFETELPDDIVVATNKKYLQYSLAEVLLNAVKYSDREHIVARVARSDNGVRFVIEDTGQGIAEADRERIFKFFTKADDFSEGLGLGLPLTKRHAQTLGGDFFLDPDYHDGCRFVFELPI is encoded by the coding sequence ATGATTAAGGAAAGCATACGTCGCTCGTTCTCGTTTAAACTCAGTTTCTGGATACTGCTCCTGGCCATCCCTATGTTCTTCGCATCGGTGGGTATGCTGTACAGCAGGATGAGGACGATGGTGCGCGATGAGGCTGTGCAACGTGCTAATGGCGTGCTCGACGCCTCGCTGCAACGTATCTGTCGCTACCTGGTGACGGTGGAGACGGCTACCAATGCCTATAGCTGGCTGGCAGAGCGTTACGTGCAGCCTGACTCGCTGACGGCGTTTGCCTATCGCGTGGTGCACTTCAACCCCTATACTGATGGCTGCGTCATTGGTCTGGAACCTCATGTGCTTCCGCAATATTCCGAGCCTTTTATCACCTGCTCTGTGAGAAAGGAGGGCGACTCAATTCTCACGGTTGGGGCGCAGCAGTATAACTACTTCGATAAGGAATGGTATTTCGTTCCGCAAGACAGGAAAAAGGCCGAATGGGTGATCTATCGGGTGTCGTCGAAACGCCTGGGAATGGGCGGAGAGGGTATGGTTGCCACCTACAGCAAACCGCTCTATACGTCCGACCATCAGTTTATGGGCGTCATCTCTACCGATATGTCGTTGCTGCATCTGTCGGACATCCTGGCAGAAGAAAAGCCCTATCCTCATTCCTATTTCCTGCTGATTGACGAGGAGGGACGTTATGTGGGGCACCCTGACTCCACTCGTCTGTTCAATAAGACCATCTTCGGACAGGCCGACTTGCAGAAGAACAAAGACCTGATAGCTCTGGGTTATGAGATGACTAGCGGCCACCAGGGAGAAATGATGGCACTAATCAACAACAAGCCCTCGCTGGTGTGCTTCAAGCCTGTGCCTGGCACTACGTGGAGTCTGGCCATCGTGTGTCCTGAAAGTGACATCCTGAAGGCCTATAACAGGTTTTCATATATCGTGTTGTCATTGCTCGTCGTGGGACTGATCCTGATTGTGCTGTATTGTCATCGAATCACGTCGCGCGCCATCCAGCCCATACGCGACCTGCTGGAGAAGACGCAGGAGATTGCCAAGGGTAACCTAGATGTGGTGATTACGCGCAGTAAATATACGGATGATATTGGTTGCCTGCAAAACAGCTACGTGACGATGCTGGAGTCGCTGAGGCATTATATGGACAATGTGCGTGTGGCCAGCGAGAAGGAACGCCAGTATAACAAGGAACTGGAAGAAGCCACGAAACTGGTGGTGGAGGCCGACAGACAGAAGACGCTGTTTATGCAGAACATGACGCACCAGGTGCGCACGCCACTCAACATCATCATGGGCTTCGCCCAGATTCTCAGTACTGCCGCTGGTGAGGGGATGCCTGAAGAGGAGATGAGGTCGGTCACTGGTACGATGGATCATAACTCGAAGTTGCTGAACCGCCTGGTGCTGATGCTCTACGACTGTTCCGACTATGGTGTGTCGGAGTCGAACCTGTGTCAGAAGCACGAGCTGGTGCCTGCCAACGAGGCGATGAGGGAGATGGTTGACTATGTGATGCGTGTGTGTCCTGAGACGCATGTGGACTTTGAGACGGAGTTGCCCGATGATATTGTCGTGGCCACCAACAAGAAATACCTGCAGTATAGTCTGGCCGAGGTGCTGCTGAACGCTGTGAAGTATTCGGATCGCGAACATATCGTGGCACGTGTGGCCCGTTCAGACAATGGCGTGCGTTTCGTCATCGAAGATACTGGTCAGGGTATTGCTGAGGCCGACCGTGAGCGCATCTTTAAGTTCTTCACCAAGGCCGATGACTTTAGTGAGGGACTGGGCTTGGGACTGCCGCTGACCAAACGTCATGCACAAACCCTTGGCGGCGATTTCTTCCTCGACCCCGACTATCACGATGGCTGTCGCTTCGTTTTTGAGTTGCCAATATAA
- the dinD gene encoding DNA damage-inducible protein D gives MDILKIQQYKSTFDAITKSIKDDDGNDIDVWYARELQTVLGYARWENFVGVVARAMESCKTLGISIDDHFREVTKMITLAKGAQRDVQDFMLTRYACYLIAQNGDPKKEEIAFAQSYFAVQTRKAELIEERLKEFARLNSRERLRASEKQLSRNIYERGVDDKGFGRIRSKGDCALFGGLSTEQMKKRLGIKSGALADYLPTLTIAAKNLATEMTNYNVEHKDLYGEAKITAEHVQNNRSVRGMLNQRGIKPENLPPAEDIKKVERKLAKDEKLMQKETQRLPKK, from the coding sequence ATGGATATTTTAAAAATTCAACAATATAAGTCGACATTTGATGCTATAACAAAAAGCATTAAAGACGATGATGGCAACGACATTGATGTGTGGTACGCTCGCGAGTTGCAGACGGTTCTTGGCTACGCTCGTTGGGAAAATTTCGTGGGAGTGGTAGCTCGTGCGATGGAATCGTGTAAGACGCTGGGAATCAGTATCGATGATCATTTTCGTGAGGTCACGAAAATGATAACTTTGGCTAAGGGCGCACAACGTGATGTACAAGACTTCATGCTCACTCGATATGCCTGCTATCTGATTGCTCAGAATGGTGACCCGAAAAAGGAAGAGATTGCTTTTGCTCAGAGCTACTTTGCTGTTCAGACTCGTAAAGCGGAACTAATAGAGGAACGTCTGAAGGAGTTTGCTCGATTAAATTCTCGCGAAAGACTTCGTGCATCAGAAAAGCAACTTAGTCGTAATATCTATGAACGAGGCGTCGATGACAAAGGTTTCGGTCGTATTCGTTCTAAAGGTGATTGTGCTTTGTTTGGCGGACTTTCTACAGAACAGATGAAGAAGCGCCTGGGCATCAAGAGTGGTGCCTTGGCCGATTATCTTCCAACTCTAACCATTGCAGCTAAGAATTTGGCTACGGAGATGACAAATTATAATGTAGAACATAAGGATCTCTATGGTGAGGCCAAGATTACTGCCGAACATGTTCAGAATAACCGCAGTGTTCGTGGAATGCTGAACCAGCGTGGAATCAAGCCAGAAAACCTTCCACCTGCCGAAGACATTAAAAAGGTGGAGCGAAAGTTGGCAAAGGATGAAAAACTGATGCAAAAAGAAACGCAAAGGTTACCAAAGAAGTGA
- a CDS encoding DUF4982 domain-containing protein: MRNKLLTMAVLLGCMAAQAQTRQEILLQDDWQFSREKQAWTTVSVPHDWAISGPFDKKWDLQTVAIVQNGETQATEKSGRSGSLPWIGEGFYKRQFSIPSGFKGHAELVFDGAMSQPTVCVNGQQAGYWAYGYNTFRVDVTPFIKEGDNLLEVSLKNLEESSRWYPGAGIYRPVTLVLTPQQARIDDWGITTRTELHAQKKDGKDYTKLVVEVPILNAGEGLPVIMELFAPDNKSKIWVCPAPQKRGSGKAVGTFMIPDAQLWTPETPNLYKLRITLCDGITAPNVYDDFGKAIDRKTMKLGLRTVRVSKEKGFQLNGVTRKLKGVCLHHDLGPLGAAINKAALIRQIKILKEMGCDAIRTAHNMPSQWQMNICDSLGMMVMAESFDMWKYPKCKNGYAKFFDEWADRDITNLVKANRNHPSIVMWSIGNEIPEQGSAVGREMAIHLQGLVHSLDATRPVTQGMDRVDNAMATGFAQAMEVPGLNYRLHRYQAAYDRLQHGFLLGSETASTVSSRGTYYFPVTPTDKGVHPDGQCSGYDVEWCSWSNLPDDDWAWQDDKDWVIGEFVWTGFDYLGEPTPYDEYWPSRSSYFGICDLAGLPKDRYYLYRSKWNKEAHTIHLLPHWTWGKERVGEVTPVYCYTDYDEAELFVNGKSQGRIKKNPKERLDRYRLRWNNVKYQPGEVKVVVYDANGKVAGEKVMRTAGKAARLKTDVWTQNEQGSLKADGNDLAYVTVSLTDKNGTLIPDANDQIVFEVSGAGTFRGVCNGDATSLEVFTEPTMKLFAGQLVVVCQAGKEKGQLTLTVKDKQRKLTKKISIPVE, from the coding sequence ATGAGGAACAAACTACTGACAATGGCTGTGCTGCTGGGCTGCATGGCCGCACAAGCACAAACGAGACAAGAGATATTGTTGCAGGACGATTGGCAGTTCTCGCGTGAAAAGCAAGCGTGGACGACTGTCAGCGTGCCGCACGACTGGGCTATCAGCGGTCCGTTTGACAAGAAATGGGACCTGCAGACGGTGGCCATCGTTCAGAACGGTGAGACGCAGGCCACGGAGAAGAGTGGCCGCAGTGGCTCGCTACCCTGGATTGGCGAGGGCTTTTATAAACGTCAGTTCTCTATTCCATCGGGTTTTAAGGGGCATGCCGAGTTGGTGTTCGATGGTGCCATGAGTCAGCCTACGGTATGTGTGAACGGACAGCAGGCCGGCTATTGGGCCTATGGCTATAACACGTTTCGCGTGGATGTGACGCCTTTTATTAAAGAAGGTGATAACCTGCTGGAGGTGAGTCTAAAGAACCTGGAGGAGAGCTCGCGCTGGTACCCTGGTGCAGGCATCTATCGCCCTGTGACGCTGGTACTTACGCCGCAGCAGGCGCGCATTGACGACTGGGGCATCACCACCAGAACGGAGTTGCATGCTCAGAAGAAAGATGGCAAGGACTATACCAAACTGGTGGTGGAGGTTCCCATTCTGAATGCTGGCGAGGGACTGCCTGTCATCATGGAACTCTTCGCTCCAGACAATAAAAGCAAGATTTGGGTCTGTCCTGCACCGCAGAAAAGGGGTTCTGGAAAGGCTGTCGGCACATTCATGATTCCTGATGCCCAACTGTGGACGCCTGAAACGCCTAATCTCTATAAGTTGCGTATCACCCTTTGTGACGGCATTACTGCCCCCAATGTTTATGATGACTTTGGTAAGGCTATCGACAGGAAAACAATGAAATTGGGCTTGCGCACCGTCAGGGTGTCGAAGGAAAAGGGTTTTCAGTTGAATGGCGTGACGCGTAAGTTGAAGGGTGTCTGTCTGCACCACGATCTGGGGCCATTGGGTGCTGCCATCAATAAGGCTGCGCTCATCCGCCAGATAAAGATTCTGAAGGAGATGGGTTGCGACGCTATCCGTACGGCGCACAACATGCCGAGTCAGTGGCAGATGAATATCTGCGACTCGTTGGGTATGATGGTGATGGCCGAGAGCTTTGACATGTGGAAATATCCTAAGTGCAAGAACGGTTATGCGAAGTTCTTTGACGAGTGGGCCGATAGGGATATCACCAACCTGGTGAAGGCTAATCGCAACCACCCATCTATCGTGATGTGGTCGATAGGTAACGAGATTCCTGAGCAGGGAAGCGCCGTGGGTCGTGAGATGGCTATTCACCTGCAGGGATTGGTGCATTCGCTGGATGCAACACGTCCTGTGACGCAGGGAATGGACCGCGTGGACAATGCCATGGCCACTGGCTTTGCACAGGCCATGGAGGTGCCAGGGCTGAACTATCGTTTGCATCGTTATCAGGCGGCCTACGACCGTTTGCAGCATGGCTTCCTGTTGGGTTCTGAGACGGCCTCGACGGTGTCGTCGCGTGGTACATATTATTTCCCTGTGACGCCTACCGATAAAGGTGTTCACCCCGATGGGCAGTGCTCTGGCTATGATGTAGAGTGGTGCTCATGGAGTAACCTGCCCGATGACGACTGGGCTTGGCAGGACGATAAGGACTGGGTGATTGGCGAGTTTGTGTGGACGGGCTTCGACTACCTGGGCGAGCCTACGCCTTATGATGAATACTGGCCTTCTCGCTCAAGCTATTTTGGCATCTGCGACCTGGCAGGATTGCCCAAGGACCGTTATTATCTCTATCGCTCAAAGTGGAATAAAGAGGCACATACCATCCACCTGCTGCCTCATTGGACATGGGGAAAGGAAAGGGTAGGCGAGGTGACGCCCGTCTATTGCTATACGGACTATGACGAGGCCGAACTCTTTGTTAATGGCAAGAGTCAGGGGCGTATCAAGAAGAATCCAAAGGAGCGTCTGGATCGCTATCGTCTGCGTTGGAACAATGTAAAGTATCAGCCTGGCGAGGTGAAGGTGGTGGTCTATGATGCCAATGGTAAGGTGGCAGGCGAGAAGGTGATGAGGACGGCTGGTAAGGCTGCGCGACTCAAGACCGATGTGTGGACGCAGAATGAACAGGGTTCACTGAAGGCCGATGGCAATGACCTGGCCTATGTGACGGTGAGTCTGACGGACAAGAATGGCACACTCATTCCTGACGCGAACGACCAAATAGTTTTCGAGGTGAGTGGCGCTGGCACGTTCCGTGGCGTGTGCAACGGCGATGCCACAAGTCTTGAGGTTTTCACTGAACCTACGATGAAACTATTTGCAGGTCAGCTGGTTGTGGTTTGTCAGGCTGGCAAAGAAAAAGGTCAGCTTACGCTTACTGTCAAAGACAAACAGCGTAAACTGACCAAGAAAATTTCTATTCCAGTAGAATAA
- a CDS encoding DKNYY domain-containing protein, producing MKKNAFFQKSLMVMGFIGWSMASFAQAYEVDRNRVYFDREPMPFADARSFVDLGYGYAKDRDNVYLDGHVLEFVDPATFRLKEGHDMHHHDNRGWRDNNRTNRGYHKTKFNVYYGDKKIDAMASSFKDLGGGYAKDAFNVFYYGKKMDASAPTFKILEGGYSKDAFNVFYYGRKVEGAHAPSFKYTGEGYAEDTFNAFYRGRKLD from the coding sequence ATGAAAAAGAATGCATTTTTCCAGAAGTCACTGATGGTGATGGGATTTATAGGATGGAGCATGGCAAGCTTCGCACAGGCCTACGAGGTTGACCGTAACAGAGTGTATTTCGACAGGGAGCCAATGCCTTTTGCCGATGCCCGTTCGTTTGTAGACCTGGGCTATGGCTACGCCAAGGATCGCGATAATGTCTATCTTGACGGTCATGTGCTCGAGTTTGTCGACCCAGCCACATTCCGACTGAAAGAGGGCCACGACATGCATCACCACGATAACCGTGGTTGGCGCGACAACAACAGAACCAACAGGGGCTATCATAAGACCAAGTTCAATGTGTACTATGGCGACAAGAAGATCGACGCTATGGCCTCATCATTCAAGGACCTTGGCGGAGGCTATGCCAAGGATGCCTTCAATGTGTTCTATTATGGCAAGAAGATGGATGCCTCTGCCCCCACGTTTAAGATTCTGGAAGGTGGCTATTCAAAGGATGCGTTCAACGTGTTCTATTATGGCAGGAAGGTGGAAGGTGCCCATGCTCCCTCATTCAAATATACTGGCGAAGGCTATGCCGAGGACACTTTCAACGCCTTCTACAGAGGACGAAAACTTGATTAG
- a CDS encoding cache domain-containing protein, whose translation MSDMTDTHSFWAYYKRSLPLRLSMRVALAMGLLLAVTLTVMFIVSRKAMKEDALHRASQTLEGAMVEVDNILLSVEETTGNMYYHMLPQLNKPGATYEYSRKVIEVNPYIVDCQIVYGDSIEIKHATEQKWFSQTMKDANPMWLNPLESMQDRDSEPVISFCLPIMGGDDKAIGVMKTDVSLSLLSEAVANTKPTPNSYCALLDRQGKIIVHPTGKQLMQPDAFSIPGEMVHDAVNAIISGEEGYMPFSIAGLDFYIFYKPFKRAVVPNRSMERLGWSIAVIMSKEDIFGEFYLLFNYVVAIGFSGLLLLFVLCWLILSLRLRQVRMLTDKVQHIVKGHYEEPIPRTKGRDEIGRLQRKFIKMRRAVAEEIAELEDLTKSIQQQGRELKRAYKDAKKADKMKSAFMHNMTDQMVAPAQTIDKDVVSLCDHGKDGGKQDVAQLVNDIQQQGNTITQVLNQVLNLSEEEMRKEVDHD comes from the coding sequence ATGAGTGACATGACAGACACACACAGCTTTTGGGCATATTATAAGAGAAGCCTGCCGTTGCGACTCAGTATGAGAGTGGCCTTGGCCATGGGCTTGTTGCTGGCAGTGACGCTGACGGTTATGTTCATCGTGTCGCGCAAGGCCATGAAGGAGGATGCCCTGCACAGAGCCTCGCAAACGCTGGAGGGCGCCATGGTTGAGGTGGACAATATCCTTCTGAGCGTGGAGGAGACGACAGGCAATATGTACTATCACATGCTGCCGCAGTTGAATAAGCCTGGCGCTACGTATGAATACAGTAGGAAGGTCATAGAGGTGAACCCCTATATCGTGGATTGCCAGATTGTGTATGGCGACTCTATCGAGATTAAGCATGCCACAGAGCAGAAGTGGTTCTCGCAGACGATGAAGGACGCCAATCCCATGTGGCTGAATCCCCTGGAGAGTATGCAGGACAGGGACTCAGAGCCTGTGATATCGTTCTGCCTGCCCATCATGGGGGGCGACGACAAGGCCATTGGTGTGATGAAGACTGATGTGTCGCTGAGTCTGCTGTCTGAGGCAGTGGCCAACACCAAGCCCACGCCCAATTCGTATTGCGCCCTTCTCGACCGCCAGGGCAAGATCATTGTCCACCCCACAGGCAAGCAACTGATGCAGCCTGACGCCTTTAGTATCCCTGGCGAGATGGTGCACGATGCCGTGAATGCTATCATATCGGGCGAAGAGGGGTATATGCCGTTCAGCATAGCCGGACTCGACTTCTATATCTTCTACAAGCCCTTTAAGCGAGCTGTGGTGCCCAACAGGTCGATGGAGAGGCTGGGGTGGAGCATCGCCGTTATCATGTCGAAAGAGGATATCTTTGGCGAGTTCTATCTGTTGTTCAACTATGTGGTGGCCATAGGCTTCAGCGGACTGCTGCTGCTGTTTGTGTTATGTTGGCTCATTCTCAGTCTGCGCCTGCGCCAGGTGAGGATGCTCACCGACAAGGTTCAACATATTGTGAAAGGACACTATGAGGAACCTATCCCTCGCACGAAAGGACGAGACGAGATTGGCCGACTGCAGCGTAAGTTTATCAAGATGCGCAGGGCCGTGGCCGAAGAGATAGCCGAGTTGGAAGACCTGACGAAGTCTATCCAGCAGCAGGGTAGGGAACTGAAACGGGCCTATAAGGACGCCAAGAAGGCCGACAAGATGAAATCGGCATTCATGCATAATATGACCGACCAGATGGTGGCGCCGGCACAGACCATCGACAAGGATGTGGTGAGCCTGTGCGACCATGGGAAGGATGGTGGTAAACAGGATGTGGCGCAACTGGTAAACGATATCCAGCAGCAGGGTAACACCATCACGCAGGTGCTGAACCAGGTGCTGAACCTGTCGGAGGAGGAAATGAGAAAGGAGGTGGACCATGATTAA
- a CDS encoding sensor histidine kinase — MRMIKVRRSFSAKISLWVLLLTVPIFIGSLGLLYMQSRQLVRDEAVDRAHGVLNASMQRISRYLITTETTANAYCWKVEDTKNPDSLMALSHRIVELNPYVDGCAISFEPGVIPGYPKQFMAYSVRGRDTISTAMALEFNYFARRWYQYARDERKSGWVLYYDERNSLKLDKDGMIAAYSKPLYSADSTFIGVMSIALSLPHLSRIVSSERAYPHSYFFMIDEKGRYVGHLDTSRLFKKTIFSVANPQDHMDQIALGYEMTQGHLGQMSVDINGVPSLVCYQPVTGTSWSLAIVCPDSDILKGYNTLTYILFSLLVVGMILIILSGYKVINYALRPLRQLKQKSQAIAEGDLEVDIKHTKREDVVGRLQNSFVTMLESLKLNLDNVHAASRKAQQYNNELEQATVLVKEAEQQKTLFMKNMTHQVRTPLNILVGFAQILKNQSVDSLADEEIKKIAETMDESSKQLNRLVLMLYDSSDKGMEEAQQCDKNEKVKVNELARIVINYVMDITPNLHIGFETEVPDTFIIRSNEKLVAYSISEVIFNAVKYSDREHIMVRINLTPSSIRFIVEDTGKGIAEADRERIFKFFTKVDDYSEGLGLGLPLARSHAEVLGGDFTLDPDYKKGARFIFELPLR, encoded by the coding sequence ATGAGAATGATTAAAGTGCGCCGCTCGTTCTCGGCCAAGATCAGTCTGTGGGTGTTGCTCCTCACTGTGCCCATCTTCATTGGCTCGCTTGGTCTGCTCTACATGCAGTCGCGCCAGTTGGTGCGCGATGAGGCCGTAGACCGTGCCCATGGTGTGCTGAACGCCTCGATGCAGCGTATCAGTAGGTATCTGATAACCACAGAGACCACAGCCAATGCCTATTGTTGGAAGGTGGAGGACACCAAGAACCCAGACTCGTTGATGGCACTGAGTCATCGGATTGTTGAACTAAACCCCTATGTGGACGGCTGTGCCATCAGTTTCGAGCCAGGCGTCATACCAGGTTATCCCAAGCAGTTCATGGCCTACTCCGTCAGGGGGCGCGACACTATTTCCACGGCCATGGCCTTGGAATTTAACTACTTTGCCAGACGCTGGTATCAGTATGCCCGCGACGAACGGAAGTCGGGCTGGGTGTTGTATTACGACGAGCGCAACTCGCTGAAACTGGACAAGGACGGTATGATTGCCGCTTACAGTAAGCCGCTCTATAGTGCCGACAGCACCTTTATCGGTGTTATGTCAATAGCCCTGTCGCTGCCCCACCTGTCGAGAATCGTGTCGTCAGAGCGTGCCTATCCTCATTCCTATTTCTTTATGATTGACGAGAAAGGACGCTATGTGGGACATCTAGACACGTCGCGACTCTTCAAGAAGACCATCTTCTCGGTGGCCAATCCGCAAGACCACATGGACCAGATTGCCCTGGGCTATGAGATGACGCAGGGCCACCTGGGACAGATGTCGGTGGACATCAATGGCGTGCCCTCGCTGGTGTGCTATCAGCCTGTGACGGGCACCTCGTGGAGCTTAGCCATCGTCTGTCCAGACAGTGATATCCTGAAGGGCTATAACACCCTGACTTATATCCTCTTTTCGCTCCTTGTCGTGGGCATGATTCTGATTATATTGAGTGGCTACAAGGTCATCAACTATGCGCTGCGCCCATTGCGCCAGTTGAAGCAGAAGAGTCAGGCCATTGCCGAGGGCGACCTGGAGGTGGACATTAAGCATACGAAGCGTGAGGATGTGGTGGGCCGACTGCAGAACAGTTTCGTGACGATGCTCGAGTCGCTGAAGCTGAACCTGGACAATGTGCATGCTGCCAGCCGAAAGGCGCAGCAATATAACAACGAGCTGGAGCAAGCCACTGTGTTGGTGAAGGAAGCCGAACAGCAGAAGACGCTGTTTATGAAGAACATGACCCACCAGGTGCGTACGCCCCTGAACATCCTTGTGGGCTTTGCCCAGATACTGAAAAACCAGTCGGTTGACAGCTTGGCCGATGAGGAAATTAAGAAGATTGCCGAGACGATGGACGAGAGTTCGAAGCAGTTGAACCGCCTGGTATTGATGTTGTATGACAGTTCGGACAAGGGCATGGAGGAAGCCCAGCAGTGCGATAAGAATGAGAAGGTGAAGGTGAACGAGTTGGCGCGCATCGTGATTAACTATGTCATGGACATCACACCCAACCTCCATATTGGGTTCGAGACCGAGGTGCCCGACACGTTTATCATCAGGTCGAACGAAAAGCTGGTGGCTTATAGCATCAGCGAGGTGATCTTCAATGCCGTGAAATACTCAGATCGCGAGCATATCATGGTACGCATCAACCTGACGCCATCGTCCATTCGCTTTATTGTGGAGGACACAGGTAAGGGCATTGCCGAGGCCGACCGTGAGCGCATCTTCAAGTTCTTCACCAAGGTCGACGACTATAGCGAGGGACTTGGTCTGGGTCTGCCGCTGGCCAGGAGTCATGCCGAGGTGCTGGGTGGCGATTTTACCCTCGACCCAGACTATAAAAAAGGTGCACGCTTTATCTTTGAGTTGCCCTTAAGGTAA